One region of Oryza sativa Japonica Group chromosome 5, ASM3414082v1 genomic DNA includes:
- the LOC107276131 gene encoding transcription factor WRKY45-2, with amino-acid sequence MARRLPKSERSPSPPPPPPGDQRDAAIQELSKGSELATQLMAQLELIPERELDGRRDDALANVRSLSMSLSSSLYALRSERREHYYCGSSSSSGGAGPAAVTSVSGAGGERKTKRRRGKHGEELIETVFITTTPENDGFHWRKYGEKNILNSEFRKLYYRCGYSDERKCQAKKYVQQENNKHPPEFRVTLTNEHTCNTVFQDQPSSSSTNSQVLDFTKASISSSLMDSHVGAPILKEEEEEEVPSIDESTRIMSTIMRNYGSYGDYDESSPQPWNGAGWK; translated from the exons ATGGCGAGGCGCCTGCCAAAGTCCgagaggtcgccgtcgccgccgccgccgccgcccggcgacCAAAGGGACGCTGCCATCCAGGAGCTCAGCAAGGGCAGCGAGCTGGCGACGCAGCTCATGGCGCAGCTGGAGCTCATCCCGGAGCGGGAGCTCGacggccgccgcgacgacgcGCTGGCCAACGTGAGGAGCCTCTCCATGTCCCTCAGCTCCTCGCTCTACGCCCTCCGGTCCGAGAGGAGGGAGCACTACTActgcggctcctcctcctcatccggcGGCGCTGGGCCAGCTGCTGTCAcctccgtctccggcgccggcggcgaaagAAAGACGAAGCGCCGGCGAGGCAAGCATGGCGAGGAGCTCAT CGAGACGGTATTCATTACTACGACACCAGAAAATGATGGGTTTCACTGGAGGAAATATGGCGAGAAGAATATCCTCAACAGTGAATTTCGAAA GTTATACTACAGATGTGGTTACAGTGATGAGCGAAAGTGTCAAGCAAAGAAATATGTGCAGCAAGAAAACAACAAACATCCCCCAGAGTTCAGGGTCACCCTCACCAACGAGCATACATGCAATACAGTGTTCCAAGATCAGCCCAGTTCAAGCAGTACTAATTCCCAAGTGCTCGACTTCACAAAAGCATCCATTTCCTCATCATTAATGGATTCTCATGTCGGCGCGCCGATCTtgaaggaagaggaagaagaagaagttccCTCCATTGATGAGAGCACAAGAATCATGTCCACAATTATGCGTAACTATGGATCCTATGGCGACTATGATGAGTCGTCTCCGCAGCCATGGAATGGTGCCGGCTGGAAGTGA